In Manis pentadactyla isolate mManPen7 chromosome 3, mManPen7.hap1, whole genome shotgun sequence, a single window of DNA contains:
- the ISCA1 gene encoding iron-sulfur cluster assembly 1 homolog, mitochondrial, whose product MAAARAGLEALCAGACSVNAVGSVHGERLRRPSSGPRQGRRRTARMSASLVRATVRAVSKRKLQPTRAALTLTPSAVNKIKQLIKDKPEHVGVKVGVRTRGCNGLSYTLEYTKTKGDSDEEVVQDGVRVFIEKKAQLTLLGTEMDYIEDKLSSEFVFNNPNIKGTCGCGESFNI is encoded by the exons ATGGCGGCAGCGAGGGCGGGGCTTGAGGCGCTGTGCGCTGGTGCTTGTAGCGTCAATGCAGTCGGCAGTGTCCATGGAGAGAGGCTGAGGAGGCCGAGTTCCGGCCCGAGGCAAGGACGGCGCCGGACGGCGAGAATGTCGGCTTCGTTAGTCCGGGCCACCGTCCGAGCTGTGAGCAAAAGGAAGCTGCAGCCCACCCGGGCCGCCCTCACTCTG acaCCTTCAGCAGTAAACAAGATAAAACAACTTATTAAAGATAAGCCTGAACAT GTGGGTGTGAAAGTTGGTGTCCGAACCAGGGGTTGTAATGGCCTTTCTTACACTCTGGAATATACAAAGACAAAAGGAGATTCTGATGAAGAAGTTGTTCAGGATG GAGTCAGAGTGTTCATCGAAAAGAAAGCGCAGCTAACACTTTTAGGAACAGAAATGGACTATATTGAAGATAAATTATCCAGTGAGTTTGTTTTCAATAATCCAAACATCAAAGGAAcgtgtggctgtggagaaagcttTAATATTTGA